Within Theileria orientalis strain Shintoku DNA, chromosome 4, complete genome, the genomic segment AATCCAGTGTAACATCCACCTTTTGGTGAATTAGTTTATAACTTACCATTTTTGCGATTGcgataaattaaaaataacttaaactacatataaaataaaattttgtactaattaaaataacataatatatactgTTTGACCAACATAATTCCACAATATTTTGCTGcgtaatatattatatttatacacaaaaGTGACATTAACGTCAATCCCTGTATTAATCCTTTGAAATGTTAATTGTATTGAcatattgtgtaaaataaacagttAGTTTTGAGTGAGGATTCCACAATCCTAAATCGCGGCGTggaaatgaagaagaacaagaatAACGCCTTTAAAACGACGAAAAGTAGAGTCGGAAAGCAACATTTGAGGAAATTTAAGTCGGAAGATGAGAAGTTGCTGTCGAACCTGAGCAGAGTTAAAAAAACAGTGAAGCTGACTACACAATCGATATCAATAAACAAGGATGCGCTTAACATAACGTCGAGAAGACTGACGTTCCCGGAGCTGGTGGGAAAATCTAGACATACCTCGGAAAATGTGAGAAATCACGCACTTCTAGGGCTGATAGAGTTTGTGAGAAGgtacgaagaggaaggaagGATAAACGTGTACACGCTGCTGCAAGTGTCGTGCGCATCGATATTCAACGAGTCGAGTAAGCTGAGAACGTCGTCAAAAAACCTGCTGATGCTGGTGCTGGCGACGTATTTTGGaaaaaaaaacaacagaAGAGGCTCGGAGATAATACACCTGTATTTGAAGCAGGGAATAATATGCTGCAACGGATCGAGAGACGCATCATTCTACGATGACGTGTACGGACTGGTAGGAGCGGTAGCGGAGAGGTACCCATGGGTGCTGGTCGAGTACAAGGAAAAGTTGCTGGAATGTATGCTTAAAAACACACCAGAAGCACCGTCATTTAAGCACTTCAGCAGCGTATACTCactatttaaattgaaCACGAGCATTGATCGGAAAACACGAGAAGACTTGATAGAATATGTGATAATTGTACagtataaaatgttatCAAACACACGAGTAAATGATAACTACAAAGttaacagtagtaatatAAGCAAGGTTAATGGTGGTAGTGGAAGAGTAAATGTAGCGAGTAAAACGAGTAGTACTTCAAGTAGTAGTGGAAAGCACAGGAAAGGACAAGACCATGAATCGAACGTTAGCGAAATAGAGTGTCTGTCAATAGCGTCAATGACAGTGAAGTCACTTAAGCTATTGTTAAGTAACTCGGAGCACATAAAGCAAAATGACCAGAGAATAGTAGATTTACTGCTGAGTGTGGACCTGTACGAGTTCGAAAGCATGACTGAAAGAGGAAAGCAGACGTACGACAAGCTGTTTGGAGACTTCATACAGACTAAATTAGAATTGGCACTTAGACTGTTGAAACAATACACAAGGCATCATTTGCCACTACTAGTGCCACTGATACAAGCGGAGAGTTTGAAGGAAAGCATAGAGTCGAGTAGGTTGGTAGAAATGTTGTATAAGGCGCACTCAGCAAAGTTAGATGAAATACTAACATTTGATAACAGTGTAAGCATTAGTAACGATTGTAACAGTGTAAGCATTAGTAACGATTATAATAATGTGAACAATGGTAGCtattataataatgtaCACGACGATGCTGATAATGGCCTTGACAAagataattataaacaaaatcGTTATTACGACAATGTGTATGACAATAATGGGCCTAGTAGTAATAAGCCTGGCAGTAGCGGTTATAACACGATTGGAAAGAAGGACGTGTCACTAAAAGTTAAGTCGGAATGGGTTGGTAAGATATTGAGCATACTGTCAGAGTCGAAATTGAAAACGAATCAGCAATTGAAGACATATTTGAATCAACTAGTAAGTGGTACAGGTAATAATGAAATGggaaatgaagaagaaggaaatgTGAGGAAAATATTAGTGAATATGTATTATGAAGCACTAAATAGTATGTTTGAGTCAGTGGTTGAGTCGCCAGTCGTATGGCCATTCATATGTTATATGAAGGGAGTGTCTCCAGTAGTATTCAAGgaaatatttgataaaacGCACAATGTTAGTGCATACAATAGCACTCCCAGTGCTTTTAGTGCATACAGGAGTACTATGGATACTGGCAAACCATACAGAGGTATTGAGTTAGATTTTGAACGAGTCATGAGTCACTTCATAGGAAACATGGAAGAACACTTGGTGGgaacatttattaaaatgtgcTTACATATATCAAGTAATGATAggaaaacaaatatatactataaaCTGAGTGAAATTAAGAATttgaaggaggaagagtACATGACATTGTCAaagatatatttaaatatggaaGCAAGTGGCAGACTTAATGAGCATTTATCGCAAACAATAACAGACTTGTATCGCAAGAAGTATGTAAGAGCAGTGAAGGATTGTATAAACGCATTGCTATTTCAGCTGTTTAACATAAAGGAGGAGGGAAGAGTTGACCGACAGGGAAGAGTGGTGATTAACTTTGATGTGGAAGGTGAAgtgaaggaaaaggtggaGTACTTTATGGAATTTGCCATGAATTTCATAAGATTAATCACTGGTGAAGGTAGCAGTgttggtagtagtagtggtagtagtgAAGGTAACTATGGTATTATCAGAAATAACACCGATCCTGGTGCCAGTAgtactagtagtaataacaCCAATCCTGGTGCCAGTAgtactagtagtaataacaCCAATCCTGGTGCCAGTAGTACTAGTAGTAATGGCAGTAACCACGGTACTGGTGCTAGTGGCACTGCCGACAGTGCAGACAATGGTGGAAGTCAGGATAAAGGggaagaaaaaatggaagaaaATGGCTCTACTCAGGATTCTCTGATCAATTACATGATTAAAACGTTCATGGATAAGTATCTGACGGTGATGTGTAAAGTAGATAACAACGAAGACATGAGTAGCACAGTCAGGGAATTGATTGAAGAGTCATTGAGACCACATTGTGAAAGCATTGAAAAGggaagaagaaagagaGTGTATAAGATAATAAAAGAAGTGTTGGTGGAGTATATGAACAAGGAATCAGTGCCAGAGTGGGTAACAGCAGAATTGGAATAAAAAGACggtaaaaataatatttttaaaaatataaaatatgtgttagaTATGGTAGATGTTGTTGATCAATAAAACGAGCTGTTTGGGTTAACAGGTGGCTATTTATATAGTAATAAGTAAAGGGAGTACCCCATGGGTGAAGTGAGGAAACAGCAATACAATCACTGTGAACATAATAGAGTAAAAGATCGCAAACATGAGCGAAGATGATTTCTACCTGAGATACTAGTAAGTTGAACGCGCCAAACTTACATAAAACTGTGTAGCGTCGGACACGAGGGGAAGTTCGGCCACGAGTTCCTCGAGTTCGAACTGGACGGAAACGGACGACTGAGGTACGCAAACAACTCGAACTATAAGAGAGACGTGATGATCAAGAAGGAAGGTTGGTGGAAGTTGAGTAGCTAGGTAGAGTGAGCAAAAATAGATACCGCGCCCCCGAGTGACCATATAACAGCAATTTTCAGTGTACCTGCGGCCTGAGGTCGTGAACGAGATGAAGCGAATAGTGGTGGAGTCGGACGTGGCGAACGAGGACGACAGCGAGTGGCCTCAGCCTGACAGAATAGGGAagcaggagctggaggTGAAGCTGGGAGGCAAGTACCACACGTTCACGACCTCGAAGATAGGGTCGCTGCAGGAAATACAGTCCTCCAAGGACCCTCACGGCCTCAGGGTGTTCTACTACCTGATCCAGGACCTAAAATGTTTCGTGTTCTCATTAATAAGCCTGCACTTTAGAGTAAGAACCTAAGTAGATAGAAATTTTTCAGATTAAGCCCGTGTAAATTAAAGGAGTCGTGTTAGCGAAGGCGGTTCATAGCGACTTGGTTAATATTATTCACAATGACTTGACTAGGATTATTCACAACTATTTGGTTAATATCATTGACAACCATTTACAGTAAAAGATTCACAGCGTTTGACATTTACAGCGACTTACAATAGATTATTTACATCAATTATAGAGAGTTGTCATCAGGTTCACCAGAGTCAGAGTCATCAGCGTTATCACCATCAGATTCATTAACGACGTCGGAATCCGAGGTACCAGCACCAAGATCATCAGCTTCAGTAGCGTCAGAGTCATTAACGTTCTCATCGTCAGAGTCACTCGAACCGTCGTCGTCAATAGCTTCTTCGGAGTCGGAGCCACGAGAGCGCTTGGAAGGAGGTGGTTCGTAGGACTCGGAATGCTTGAACTCAGCCTGGTCGTTAAAGCTGGTCATCAGGTACCTGTTCTTTACGAGGATGCACGACTGCTTCTGGTTGCAGTACAGAGTGAACACGAGCTTGCCAGTGTTGAGGTTGACGACGTTGGAGAAGCGATCCAGTGAGGCCGATATCAGGTAGTCGCCGATGCACTTGAGGTCCACGACTGACCCGTTGTGCATGTTAAAGCAGCCTAGAATTCTACAAACAAACTGGCTGTAGTGGTTACGCCTGAAGTGGACTCTCTTGTCGTTGTTCGAAGATGAACACAGTCGCTTTCTAGCTTCTATTAAGTGTTGTACAATTTTATGCTTATCTGAGTCATTCAGCTTATAAACATCGTCAGCACGCAAAGGGCGCTTACCAGCCCCTTTGACAGCGGTTCCACTTGATTCAGAGTCGTCTGTGCTATTTAAGGTGGTTGTACCAGTGTTTCTAACATTGGTGCTATCAGAGCTTGGCAGCTGACTCAAATCAACCATCGGCTGTATCTTCCTGTAAATCCACCATACTAGTCTGTCTCCGGTTAAAAACTGCAGATTGTAAATCGTTCCGAAGTTATCGCAAATGTACAGGTTGCAAAAGTCCCTCTTAACCTCATTGTAGTACCTAAGATATAGGCCGTCATTCAGCTTGAAAATGGAATACTGGCCACATCCACCACTACTGGAACCATGTGTATTATCACCACTACTAAAACTAGTTGTATTATAACCACTACTAAAACTAGTTGTTTTACCACCTAGTCTAGTAGCGTCACTATTGTCAAGACTGTCCAGGCCATTTGCAACAGTGGCTGAGTCCTTGGGCGAACTTGCGTCAACAAAGTCCAGTGTGTAGGACGGCCTCGTGGCAAGCCTCAGAATCGTCCTGTCGGTCTGCGAATACTTTTCATTTATGGACCTCGAGAGCCTCCTCCGGTGTTTCGTGTTAAAGTCCTCGTAAAGCAGAGAAAGCGACTTTTTGGAAAGGCCGATGCCGCGGTAGTCGCAAATGTTAAACTCGAACACTGGGTCCCTCTGACTCTTCGGGTCGTACACGTACACGAAGGAGTCCCTGGTGGCCACGCAAATGAGGTCGTCGTCGATCTCCTCCAGAATGCACAGGCTGGTGATTTCGAGTGTGCTTTGTAGCCCCAAAACCGTGTCATGAGGGAACTTGCCCACCCACAGAACAGTCTCCGAGAAGAGGTCGACTATGGCTGGCGCGACGTTGGTGCCGCCCAGAACCA encodes:
- a CDS encoding uncharacterized protein (WD40 repeat-like domain containing protein): MEYLLGGCTGLLKEVETTNRSLLRLSLVDDQSLDKGITSLCWSGGFGGYSEDEITVGYKDGSLISYNYLTMKINREYKLDSRCIYLTMLNYHFDTFVPEIYKKNKDSPLYPESKRPNVYDTNDRLLLAVTERGYIYVFDWSVKKQKLSGESNDSATADGGSGNSESNSTNDHEEYVGALLVYKYRGPIRDAKVHSVMKNRLVLGGTNVAPAIVDLFSETVLWVGKFPHDTVLGLQSTLEITSLCILEEIDDDLICVATRDSFVYVYDPKSQRDPVFEFNICDYRGIGLSKKSLSLLYEDFNTKHRRRLSRSINEKYSQTDRTILRLATRPSYTLDFVDASSPKDSATVANGLDSLDNSDATRLGGKTTSFSSGYNTTSFSSGDNTHGSSSGGCGQYSIFKLNDGLYLRYYNEVKRDFCNLYICDNFGTIYNLQFLTGDRLVWWIYRKIQPMRPLRADDVYKLNDSDKHKIVQHLIEARKRLCSSSNNDKRVHFRRNHYSQFVCRILGCFNMHNGSVVDLKCIGDYLISASLDRFSNVVNLNTGKLVFTLYCNQKQSCILVKNRYLMTSFNDQAEFKHSESYEPPPSKRSRGSDSEEAIDDDGSSDSDDENVNDSDATEADDLGAGTSDSDVVNESDGDNADDSDSGEPDDNSL
- a CDS encoding protein mago nashi homolog; translation: MSEDDFYLRYYVGHEGKFGHEFLEFELDGNGRLRYANNSNYKRDVMIKKEVYLRPEVVNEMKRIVVESDVANEDDSEWPQPDRIGKQELEVKLGGKYHTFTTSKIGSLQEIQSSKDPHGLRVFYYLIQDLKCFVFSLISLHFRVRT